TGTTGTCGCGATGACTGACAACAATGCTACTCAGGTTCACTTGGTAGATCGTCAACAAAAACGCTTTACTGTAAATGTACAACAATGCGCTCATAGTGAGGAAACAGATTGTCAAGGCTCCATCTCTTGGATCGCTATGGGAGCTTCTCCCGCTCATCAACATATTCGTCGCTCACAAAAAGATCTAAGCGATCTCTCTAGTATCCCTACCCCGTTTCAAAGCGACGGCAAGTGGACACATCCATAAACCCACTTTATAAAAACAACTAAAAAAGCCACATAAAAGCGGGAATTCCCGCTTTTATGTGGCTACTTTTCTATTCTAATTTACAAGAAACGACGGTTGCATTTATTACCATTAAAGCTAAATAACACACTCCGTCCTTCAATCGTCGTTTCAATGTGTACCGTGCGCCCCCATAATTCAAATAGATGGGGTAGCGTCTTCTCCAAGTATTTCACATCTAGTTCGGTCCCCTCATACTGGTGTTTCAGATAAAGCTCTCGATTTTGCATATAATCACCCTCTTGTACCACCAAGTACGGATGTCCTCCGTTGATGCGGCTCGCCACCAACTGATCACGCACTTTTTCCCAATTTTTATCCTCTATGGTCCAATCATTACCTCTACGTCCGAAGAGATAAAGATCAAGCTCATCTACCAGCTCCTTTGTCAAATAGTTACGGATGAAGGAAGTATCCGAATCCACCTCACGAATTTCAAAAAGTTTCTCCCGCCCACTACCTGGTTTTCGTCCATAACGCTCCTGTTCTTCTTCTGATGGCTCATCCCACCTGCGCTCAATATCCTCTAGCATTTTTAGCCCAAGGTAATACGGATTGATCGATGTGCTAGACGGTTGGATAACAGATGCGTTAAGCTTTGCAAATTCCACTGTCTCCTCTTCTGTCAAATTCATTTCGCGTAAAATACGAATATGCCAATACGAAGCCCATCCCTCATTCATCACTTTTGTTTCCATCTGTGGCCAAAAGTACAGCATCTCTTCCCGTATCATCGTTAGTACATCTTGTTGCCACTCTTCCAACACCTGACTATGGTGCATAATATACAAAAGCAAATCTTTCTGTGGTTCCATCTTACTCTTTTTGCGCTCTACCCTTGTCTCTTCATTCGCACGATCATCCAATCTCCACAATGCGTCATATGGAGCTGGGGCAGAAGGACGATTAGCTGCCCCCTCTTCTTTCTTATCCTCTTGCTCCCAGTCAGAATTCTGTCTCATTAAGCTTGGGTCAATATGTTCTTGCACCGCTAACGCATGATCTAAAAACTCTTCTACCTCTTGTTTCCCATACCGTATTTCATAAGAACGAATTCGCTCTGCACTTGCCGCCATACTTTCCACCATATCACGCGATGTATGGGAGAACTGAACGTTATTTTTAAAGAAGTCACAGTGTGCCAATACATGGGCAACAATTAGCTTATTTTGAATCAGGCTGTTTCCTTCCAACAAAAAAGCGTAGCACGGATTAGAGTTGATCACCAGCTCATAAATACGGCTTAAATTCAGATCATACTGAAGTTTCATTCTATAAAATGACTTTCCAAAACTCCAGTGCGAAAATCGGGTCGGCATTCCATATGCACCAAAAGTATATATAATGTCTGCAGGGCAAATCTCATAACGCATGGGGTAGAAATCCAGTTTAAAACCACGTGCGATTTCAGTTATTTCATCAATTGCTCGCTCCAACCCTTTAAGATCTGCTGATGTCACGCTTGCAACTCCCCTTTCCCAGTGGGTCACACAGACTCACGGTGATATTTATCATTATACGTAGAGAGCAACGGAACGTTTCTAGACATCTGCTTTTTAATCCCACCATTATACCGCTACAGTTACCTTAAAGCGGATCTTTTCATGCGTAAAAGGTGTGATCGCATGACCACACCTTAAAAAATTATAAGGGGCGTAATACGGCCCTTACTGGACTCCCATCCGCTTCTTTAAGCGGTAGTGGCAATGCAATCAGTTCATACTTGCCCGCATCTATTTGATCCAATACCGCCCCCTCTAAAATATGTATACCGGCCGCATGCAAAGCATGATGTGCACGCAATTCCTTACTATCTAGTGGATCGACCGAAGGCACGTCCAAACCTAATAGACGCACGCCCTTGTCCGCTAGATAAGGAGCAATCTCCGGCTCCATATAAGTGATCGACTCAGGAAAAGAAGAATAATCCTTCCAAGCGTCC
This sequence is a window from Mechercharimyces sp. CAU 1602. Protein-coding genes within it:
- a CDS encoding SpoVR family protein, producing MTSADLKGLERAIDEITEIARGFKLDFYPMRYEICPADIIYTFGAYGMPTRFSHWSFGKSFYRMKLQYDLNLSRIYELVINSNPCYAFLLEGNSLIQNKLIVAHVLAHCDFFKNNVQFSHTSRDMVESMAASAERIRSYEIRYGKQEVEEFLDHALAVQEHIDPSLMRQNSDWEQEDKKEEGAANRPSAPAPYDALWRLDDRANEETRVERKKSKMEPQKDLLLYIMHHSQVLEEWQQDVLTMIREEMLYFWPQMETKVMNEGWASYWHIRILREMNLTEEETVEFAKLNASVIQPSSTSINPYYLGLKMLEDIERRWDEPSEEEQERYGRKPGSGREKLFEIREVDSDTSFIRNYLTKELVDELDLYLFGRRGNDWTIEDKNWEKVRDQLVASRINGGHPYLVVQEGDYMQNRELYLKHQYEGTELDVKYLEKTLPHLFELWGRTVHIETTIEGRSVLFSFNGNKCNRRFL